GGCAGCAACTGCGGAACTCGACTGGTTTGAAAAAACGCTTGCATCGGCCGCTTCATCGGGGAAAAAGGTCTGGATTGTCACACATATACCTGTCGGTGCGAATATATCTTCCAACAGAAAGCTGATCGACGGAGGCGGACAAATTGACGATGCCAAGATGATGTGGGTAGATGAGTATCAAACGCGTTTCCTGAACATCCTTTCAGCCTACCCGGATACGGTTGCCATGATGTTCACCGGGCATACACACATGGACGAATACCGTCTTCCTTTAGGCGCCCTTCAAATAACGCAGGGAATAAGCCCGGTCGACGGCAACAATCCGGCGTACAAGATATTTTCATTTGATGAGCATTCATTTTCAATCAAGGATTATGTTTCCTTTAACCGTGACCTTTCCGAACCGTCAGGACGATTCAACAGCTATTACAATTTTTCCTCATCATATCTCCTGAATGATCTTTTACTTGATGGATATCTTGATGAACTGCTTCCATTGCTCAAGACCGACCTTTCCCGGCAGGAACTTTACAGGCGTTATTATTATTCCGGGCATGACGGGGGCAATCCGATAACGGATGCGAACTGGCCTGCTTACTGGTGCGGCATCGGTGAAATGTCAAAAGAGGGTTATATGGATTGCGTCAACAGCTACGGGCAATAGAAAATTGCCAACGGAAAGAAAGCGGTCATGACTCATAAAATCGGAGGATCAGTATGAAACCGGCAAAAAAAGTCCTGTGTTTTACAGTCCTGGTGCTCGTGTCTTTCGTTATATCCTGCTCATCGGGTGGCAGCGACTGCAACTGCTCCTGTACCAGGGAATACTGGGTCTCTCCGGGCGGGAGCGATACGGGAACAGGCGATTCGAACGATCCCTTCCTGACAATTGCACACGCGCGCGACGTTATCCGTGCCGGAACCGATAAAGGAGTCTGCAACATAAATGTGAACATCAAGGGAGGCTTATACCGTCTTACCGAACCTCTTGTCTTTACTTATGAGGATTCAGGCGCAAGCGGAGCAGAGATAACCTATAAGGCAGCCGCCGGAGAGGCTCCTGTGATCTCGGGAGCTGTTCAAGTAAGTGGATGGACATTGCACGATGCTGTCCTTAACATCTGGCAGGCCCAGACGAATGTGAATACGAGCACTTTGCCCAGACAGCTTTATGTAAACGGCGTCCGCGCCACCCGTGCACGCACAGTGGATTATCCGAACTACTATACGCCTGCCTCAACCGGTTACACATACTCCTATACAACCGGGACCGATCCGCAGATACCGCCTGTATGGGAAAACCCTACTTCTGTCGAAGCGGTAACCGCCACTCAGTGGAAGATGATGCGCTGCCCGGTTGCACAGATAAACGGCGGTAGCGAGGTCGTAATGCAGAACCCGTGCTGGGCGAACGCCAATGTATTTCCCGAACCGTGGAATTTTCATCTGCTTTCCTGGTGGGAGAACGCCTATGAATTTCTGGATCAGCCGGGCGAATGGTACCTGAACCCGGTCACGAAAATACTTTACTATATTCCGCTTAACGGCCAGGACATGAGCACCGCCGATGTGGAACTGCCTGTACTTGAGACACTGCTTTCCGTCACAGGAGATGCATTAGCCCCGGTGCACCACATCAATTTTAAAGGGATTACCTTCGAATATGCGACATGGCTCGGCCCCAACACCTCGGACGGTTATGTCGCGGACCAGAGCGGTTTTGTCCTGAAAGGGGCCGGACATCCGAGCAACTTAATCGGCCATGATCCAAACACAGTGCGCACACCAGGCAATTTGAGCTTTATCTATGCGCAGAACATCACTTTCGAAAATAACACCGTCCAACATATGGGCGCGGCCGGTGTCGATTTTGCTTCGGGAAGCCAGAACAACCAGATCATAAACAATACCATCAGTGATATTTCCTCCACTGGAATACAGCTCGGCGGCAATACATACGAGGATGCGCGTCCGACGACAGATTCAGGACTTACGAAGGATAATTTTATATCGAACAATCTGATTGAATACACAGGCCGGGAATTCTGGGACGCGGCCGGCATTTATATCGGCTTTACCACGCGAAGCACCGTTGAACACAACGACATCAATCATACCTCATGGTCAGGCATAGCCATCGGTTGGGGCTGGGCCCTGCTTGATCCGGGCGGGTTCGTCGGCGTACCCGGCGGCACGCCGAATATGTGGGGGACCTTTACCACGCCTACTGCTGCAACAGGTAACCTGATTTTGCACAACCATATTCAATATTTCCTTGAAAGGTTGTGGGACGGAGGCGCCATTTACAGCACCGGCTTTCAGGGAACCTGCATGGAAGACGGCCAGTTGATCGCATACAACGTCGCTGAAAACAAACGCACCCTTGCAGGCGGAAACACCTTTTATACCGACGGCGGCAGCCGTTATGTGACGCTGCTTGAAAACGTGTCTCTGAACAATCCCCAGGGATTTGTCAATCTGGGCCCATGCGGGAAATCCTCGTCTTTTACGGGAATCTGTTGGGCTACTGACATCGTGCCTTACGGGGAAGACATGGGCGGATGCTGCCCTTACGGTGACCTTGACTTTTTGCAGAACTACCTCAGAGACTCGCTTGATTTTTATGACATCTGCGAGAATACTTGTTATCCGAACTTTCCCGTGGGCATGTCATTCATCGATAATGTAAAGGTCTCGAACAGCAGCGATGTTCCGTCGGCGATACTCAGCCAGGCAGGACGGCAGCAGGTATCAAACTCCGGTTCGGAAGACTGGCTTGTTTTACTGTTCAAGCCTCAGATAAGCGGCTTGTGAATTAAAAAAGAGGTATAATGATGAACAGCGAACACATACACCTCTGGCAGCACGACCATGATTTCAATTCAGGAAAAAAATCATCAGAAACGAAAACCCTCGTTGTTGTCATAATAACGCTTCTGACGATGTTCGCCGAGATATTCATCGGCTGGCTCAGCAATTCGATGGCCCTTCTTGCCGACGGTTTTCATATGGGAACGCATGCCATAGCCCTCGGTATATCCCTTGGCGCATACATGCTTGCGCGCAGACATGCAAAGAGTTCCGGATTCGCTTTCGGGACATGGAAGATCGAGATACTGGGCGCCTACACGAGCGCCATTGTCCTTGGCATTGCTGGCCTTGCCATGATTGTCATGTCCGTCGAAAGGTTCCTCAATCCGCTTGTTATTAGATATAACGAGGCGCTTATCGTCGCCATGCTAGGACTTTCGGTCAATATCATATGTGCCTTAATCCTTGGCTCGGGACACAATCACGGGCATGAGCATGATCATGATGAAGTCGTCCATAATCACGTTCATGAACATGGACGCGACATGGACCTCAACCTGAAAAGCGCTTATCTGCATGTTGTCGCCGATGCACTGACATCAATCCTTGCGATAGCAGCACT
This genomic window from Desulfomonilia bacterium contains:
- a CDS encoding right-handed parallel beta-helix repeat-containing protein, whose protein sequence is MKPAKKVLCFTVLVLVSFVISCSSGGSDCNCSCTREYWVSPGGSDTGTGDSNDPFLTIAHARDVIRAGTDKGVCNINVNIKGGLYRLTEPLVFTYEDSGASGAEITYKAAAGEAPVISGAVQVSGWTLHDAVLNIWQAQTNVNTSTLPRQLYVNGVRATRARTVDYPNYYTPASTGYTYSYTTGTDPQIPPVWENPTSVEAVTATQWKMMRCPVAQINGGSEVVMQNPCWANANVFPEPWNFHLLSWWENAYEFLDQPGEWYLNPVTKILYYIPLNGQDMSTADVELPVLETLLSVTGDALAPVHHINFKGITFEYATWLGPNTSDGYVADQSGFVLKGAGHPSNLIGHDPNTVRTPGNLSFIYAQNITFENNTVQHMGAAGVDFASGSQNNQIINNTISDISSTGIQLGGNTYEDARPTTDSGLTKDNFISNNLIEYTGREFWDAAGIYIGFTTRSTVEHNDINHTSWSGIAIGWGWALLDPGGFVGVPGGTPNMWGTFTTPTAATGNLILHNHIQYFLERLWDGGAIYSTGFQGTCMEDGQLIAYNVAENKRTLAGGNTFYTDGGSRYVTLLENVSLNNPQGFVNLGPCGKSSSFTGICWATDIVPYGEDMGGCCPYGDLDFLQNYLRDSLDFYDICENTCYPNFPVGMSFIDNVKVSNSSDVPSAILSQAGRQQVSNSGSEDWLVLLFKPQISGL
- the dmeF gene encoding CDF family Co(II)/Ni(II) efflux transporter DmeF produces the protein MMNSEHIHLWQHDHDFNSGKKSSETKTLVVVIITLLTMFAEIFIGWLSNSMALLADGFHMGTHAIALGISLGAYMLARRHAKSSGFAFGTWKIEILGAYTSAIVLGIAGLAMIVMSVERFLNPLVIRYNEALIVAMLGLSVNIICALILGSGHNHGHEHDHDEVVHNHVHEHGRDMDLNLKSAYLHVVADALTSILAIAALLGAKYLKLTWLDPAMGILGAFLILRWAFLLLRDTSRILLDWHGDLSVTKSIREIIEQDSDSKVSDLHIWQVSEGRYACIVSVITGSGRTYSYYKRLLDSVPGLVHVTVEVLACSPDKLCTSEIR